Proteins found in one Anaerolineales bacterium genomic segment:
- a CDS encoding zinc-dependent alcohol dehydrogenase family protein, which yields MRAQLLRRPSPVEESPLEWSDLPEPHPSPGQIAIRVSVCGVCRTDLHIVEGELGAPQLPIIPGHQAVGRVCALGQDVRGWSLGERAGVFWLSRACGKCGFCLRGEENLCPDAEFTGFHRNGGYAEVMLAEAEFAVRIPDLFDNEHAAPLLCAGIIGYRSLRKAEVQPGETVGLFGFGASAHLALQTAKHWGCRVFVFTRSETHRTHARDLGAAWAGGAADRPPAFLDRAVIFAPSGALVPAALEQIRPGGTLAINAVYMTDLPALRYASLYGERTVRSVANATRRDAREFLELAAAIPIRVTVRSFGLTEANRVLQLLKESKLDGAAVLIPE from the coding sequence ATGCGCGCCCAACTGCTACGCCGCCCCTCACCCGTCGAGGAATCCCCGCTCGAATGGTCCGACCTCCCCGAACCGCACCCCAGCCCCGGGCAGATCGCGATCCGCGTCTCCGTCTGCGGCGTTTGCCGGACCGACCTGCACATCGTCGAAGGCGAGCTGGGCGCGCCGCAGCTGCCGATTATCCCCGGACATCAGGCCGTCGGCCGGGTCTGCGCCCTTGGGCAAGACGTCCGCGGCTGGTCGCTCGGCGAACGCGCCGGCGTGTTCTGGCTTTCCCGCGCCTGCGGCAAGTGCGGATTCTGCCTGCGCGGGGAGGAAAACCTTTGCCCGGACGCGGAGTTCACCGGCTTCCACCGAAACGGCGGTTACGCCGAGGTTATGTTGGCGGAGGCGGAATTCGCCGTGCGGATCCCGGATCTGTTCGACAACGAACACGCCGCACCGCTGCTATGCGCCGGGATCATCGGGTACCGATCCCTGCGTAAAGCGGAGGTTCAGCCCGGGGAGACCGTCGGGCTGTTCGGCTTCGGCGCCAGCGCGCATCTGGCGCTGCAGACGGCTAAGCACTGGGGCTGCCGCGTGTTCGTCTTCACCCGCAGCGAGACGCACCGCACCCACGCGCGGGATCTTGGCGCCGCGTGGGCCGGCGGAGCCGCCGACCGGCCTCCCGCGTTTCTGGACCGCGCGGTGATCTTCGCCCCGTCCGGTGCGCTCGTCCCCGCCGCCTTGGAACAAATCCGCCCGGGCGGAACGTTGGCGATCAATGCGGTCTACATGACCGACCTCCCCGCGCTGCGCTACGCTTCGCTGTACGGCGAACGGACCGTGCGCAGCGTCGCCAACGCCACCCGCCGGGACGCGAGGGAATTTTTGGAACTCGCGGCAGCAATCCCGATCCGGGTCACGGTCCGCTCCTTCGGTCTCACGGAGGCAAATCGCGTTCTGCAGCTGCTCAAGGAATCGAAACTCGACGGCGCCGCGGTGCTGATTCCGGAATAG
- a CDS encoding DUF72 domain-containing protein produces the protein MIRIGTSGFSYKDWVGPVYPEKMPAKDWLAFYAAQFSTVELNVTFYRLPSRVNIEAWLRKTPDDFLFTVKAFRGLTHERENPDFAAFTGSIRPLAEAGKLGCVLAQFPNSFHPVPENKEYLKRMCSELPDLPLVAEFRHTAWAKPETFEMLRGLGMGYCCVDEPQLRGLMPPAAVSTSPVGYIRFHGRNAAHWYEHKDPAERYDYRYSEKELEEWIPKIRKVEKDAEETYVYFNNHPHGHGVAGAKVLGRLLNIQRKEE, from the coding sequence ATGATCCGCATCGGCACGTCCGGTTTTTCCTATAAGGATTGGGTCGGGCCGGTCTATCCGGAAAAAATGCCCGCCAAGGATTGGCTCGCCTTCTACGCCGCCCAATTCTCGACGGTCGAGTTGAACGTCACCTTCTACCGCCTGCCGTCCAGGGTCAACATCGAGGCCTGGCTGCGCAAGACGCCCGACGATTTCCTCTTCACGGTCAAAGCCTTCCGCGGATTGACCCACGAACGGGAGAATCCGGATTTCGCCGCTTTCACCGGCTCCATCCGGCCCCTCGCCGAGGCGGGCAAGCTCGGCTGCGTGCTGGCCCAGTTTCCAAATTCCTTTCACCCCGTCCCCGAAAACAAGGAGTATCTCAAGCGGATGTGCTCGGAATTGCCCGACCTCCCGCTGGTGGCGGAGTTCCGCCACACCGCCTGGGCCAAACCGGAAACATTCGAGATGCTGCGCGGCCTTGGGATGGGGTACTGCTGCGTCGACGAGCCGCAATTGCGCGGTCTGATGCCGCCGGCGGCGGTATCCACTTCACCGGTGGGCTACATCCGCTTCCACGGACGCAACGCGGCGCACTGGTACGAACATAAGGACCCGGCCGAACGGTATGATTACCGCTATTCGGAGAAGGAACTGGAGGAATGGATTCCCAAAATCCGCAAAGTGGAAAAGGACGCTGAAGAGACCTACGTCTACTTCAACAACCATCCACACGGCCACGGCGTGGCCGGCGCGAAAGTCCTCGGAAGACTCCTCAACATCCAGCGCAAAGAAGAGTAA
- a CDS encoding GNAT family N-acetyltransferase gives MQTSFEPLTESDIPKLTGVMTRAFDDDSRKHLGVEKGGPDGYDNGDFFRKWLFGHKETDGYKVIADGKAVGGIIVWIFPHGDNILGIIFIDPEYQDRGIGSAAWKFIERRYPQTKSWRLATPAFAMKNHFFYEAMCGFTRFPGGPAEEYQYRKIWRREKHNHGVHGKKDHRLWIPKPQAPGVKIVRPGGYSSLRWMLRSLPRTFAPATPWPCGWLLK, from the coding sequence ATGCAGACATCGTTTGAACCCTTAACCGAATCCGATATTCCAAAGTTGACCGGGGTGATGACCCGCGCCTTCGACGACGATTCGCGCAAGCACCTCGGCGTTGAAAAGGGCGGCCCGGACGGATACGACAACGGGGATTTCTTCCGCAAATGGCTTTTCGGGCATAAGGAAACCGACGGGTATAAAGTGATCGCCGACGGGAAAGCCGTCGGCGGAATCATCGTCTGGATATTTCCGCACGGCGACAACATCCTCGGAATTATTTTCATCGATCCGGAGTATCAGGACCGCGGCATCGGAAGCGCGGCGTGGAAGTTCATCGAACGGCGGTATCCGCAAACGAAAAGCTGGCGCCTGGCGACGCCGGCATTTGCGATGAAAAACCACTTTTTCTACGAGGCCATGTGCGGTTTCACGCGGTTTCCCGGGGGACCGGCCGAAGAGTATCAGTATCGAAAAATATGGCGCCGCGAAAAGCATAACCACGGAGTTCACGGAAAAAAAGACCATCGGTTATGGATACCGAAGCCGCAAGCTCCGGGGGTGAAGATCGTCCGTCCCGGCGGTTACTCTTCTTTGCGCTGGATGTTGAGGAGTCTTCCGAGGACTTTCGCGCCGGCCACGCCGTGGCCGTGTGGATGGTTGTTGAAGTAG
- a CDS encoding DUF3795 domain-containing protein, producing MPMIAYCGLDCSKCPTLLATKTNDRTLQEKTAREWSLQFAQFTGRNDLRAEEMVCDGCTADDKARVFLGCRVCPMRRCARDHKFETCAECAEFENCGQLNGFFTQAQDAKERLTALRKNNRR from the coding sequence ATGCCGATGATTGCCTATTGCGGCTTGGATTGTTCGAAATGTCCGACGCTCCTCGCCACAAAGACCAACGACCGGACCCTGCAGGAAAAAACCGCCCGCGAGTGGTCGCTCCAGTTCGCGCAGTTCACGGGACGGAACGATCTGCGAGCGGAGGAGATGGTCTGCGACGGCTGCACCGCCGATGACAAGGCGCGGGTATTCCTCGGCTGTCGGGTGTGTCCGATGCGCCGCTGCGCACGGGATCATAAATTCGAGACCTGCGCGGAATGCGCCGAGTTTGAAAATTGCGGGCAGTTGAACGGTTTCTTCACGCAAGCGCAAGACGCAAAGGAACGACTGACGGCGCTGCGGAAGAATAACCGCAGGTGA